Genomic DNA from Panthera leo isolate Ple1 chromosome E3, P.leo_Ple1_pat1.1, whole genome shotgun sequence:
aactTATTTGTTGAAGAACTATGGCatttgtcagggcacctggctggctcagtcggtagaccatgtgacccttgatcttggggtcatgagttcgagccccatgttgggtgtggagattacgcaaataaataaacaaacagaaaatttcaaaagaggTGTTGAATACACTTTCACGAGAGGCACGCAATGACCAGTTGTCTTTCTGTGCCGTTAGCAGCCTGACGCCAGGATTCACCAATCCACTAGGACTGCTTCTGTATTtctggcgcgcctgggtggctcagtcgggctaagtgtccaactcttgaactcggctcaagtcatggtctcgtggttcatggcactgagctctgtactgacaatgaggatcctgcttgggattctctctctctctctctctctctctctctctcaaaataaataaacttgaaaaataaaaagaaccatagttactttatttaaaaaaaaaaaaaaggcatgcttCTATCTATCTACCTGGTGAGGTCATTGGGTGACCAGCCCCTCCCATTTTGCCTGGGACTTCCTCAATGTTGGTACCTTCATTCCTGCATCCCGGGAAACCACTCCAACCCAAACTCCCCAGGACGGTCAGTGACCCTAAGTGAGACTCCACATTTTCAAGAAGTGGTTCTTCTCATGACCCGTGCCTCCCTTTTCTGTCCTgggcagagcctggagacagAATGTGGGTAACGGATGGGACAATGCAGGGATAGAGCCGCGGTGTTCAGCAGCCAGTCTGGGTGTCGTCGATACCTTGCTGGTGACCCACCAATCTTCCATTGCCACGTTCCTCGTGTACCCTGTTTTTGTTTAGGTAGTGACAGTGATCCCTGTCCACAGTCTGTGTGCTAAGGGGCTGACCACAGCCCCGGTCCCAGGGATGGGCTTTCCCTTGCCAGAACCGGGGCCCAGACCAGTCGGGACACGCCATTCCCCGAGCCACAGCTTGGGCCGGTGAGTCACAGGGGGAGCTTCTGAAACACTTCCTCATTTCTCCCCCTTTAACATATAATAAACCGCTTGAAGCATAcaactcagtgattttttttaaaatttagttgtgCAACTATCAATACAATAGAGTGTTAGGATAGTTTCATCACCCCAGTAAGATCCCTCATGGCCATTTATTgtcatctttattcttttcttttttttaattaaaaaaatttttttttttattttgagagagagagagatagagcatgagtcagggagggacagacagagagagacacacacacacacacacacacacacacacacacagaatcccaagagggctccagcctctgagctgtcagtggagagcccgagtcggggctcgaactcacaaaactgggagatcatgatccgagctgaaagggagagtctggtgcttaactgactgagccacccagcctccccctctTTCCCACTTTTACTTTAGGCCCCAAGCAATGACttatctcctttcctttttctttctctttctttctttctttctttctttctttctttctttctttctttctttctttctttccttctactaggctccacacccaatatggGTGTTGAACTCACAactcatgagatcaagagtcacatgctctaccaactgagccagccaggtgcccactcTCCTTTCCATCCTAATGGATTTGgcttttctgaacatttcatagggatggaatcatataatacatggtcttttgtgactagcttctttTCTTAGCGTGTTTCCAAGcctcacccatgttgtagcatgtacgAGTGacttattcctttttgttgttcaACATTTCATGGATAGCTCatactttgtttatccatttattactTCCTGggtatttgtgttgtttctacatttgactattgtgaataacgctTCTATGGATGTTTCTGTGTAAGTCTTTACGTGGACAtaggttttcctttctctcagttATGAATACCTAGGaaattgatggatcatatggtaaatttCTGTTTacaccatttttaagtgtttatttattttgagagagagagaggcagagtgtgagcggggaggggcagagagagagggagacacagaatccgagacgcgggctccgggctccgagctgtcggcacaaaaCCCGACACGAAGCTCCGACTCAAAGTCCATCCAATCTCCAGACTTCTTCAGTGACAGGAACCGATAAGTCCTTCGTGTGGTTGAAGCCAGGTTGAGTTGGATTTTCTGCTACTTGCATTTTGTTGAGTATGATGGAAATAGTTTCCTGTTTCACCTACACTTTCTGTGGCAGGAGGGCCTCCAGCTGGTGTCTAAGTTACAGCCACGTAGATGGACTAGATGAACTCCTATTCAACCGTTACCATCAATGACTTGGGAAATAGATGAAGTTGTagaaatacacatgaaaacaagATAGAgtgctaaaataaatgaatgagtattaGGAAAGCTAAAGAGTCACCAAGACCTCCATTGCCCCCAAATTCCATGTcggtgctttttttcttttaagtttttatttaaattccaggtagttaacatacagtgtaatattagtttcaggtgtacaataccgGGATTCAACACGCACATACATCAACTGGTGCTCATGAcagcaaatgccctccttaatccctgtccCCTAGTTcacccttcccctctggtaaccatcagtgtgtccTTAGAGTTAGggatctgtttcttggttttctaagTGGATTTTACCCAACTGCCAAGAAacaatttgagacagagagagagagagagaaaggaagagaaagcttCCCAGATAACATGAAACTGGTGTGGTCCTGAGTCTAAAACCAGAGATCAATGTTCTAATGAAAATTAGATGCCCATTTCACTTATGAATGTAGATGTCTAAATCCTACCTAgtgttgaactatccttgcattccagggataaatcccacttggccatGGTACATCGTCCTCTTAATGTACTGCTAAATGCAGTTTACCTCTTTGGTCTTGGCTGCGGAAACAAGATGATGAAGGGGACATCATCATTTGGAAAGCACTGCAATAAGACACACGTGTTGTGCCACCGCCCTAAGGCCCGCCACCTTCAGAAGTCAACCTGggccaggggcgcctaggtggctcagtcggttaagtgtctgacttcggctcaggtcacgatctcgcggttcataggttcaagccccacgttgggctctgtgctgacagctcagggtctggagcctgcttaggattctctgtctccctctctctctttctctctgcccctcccccacttgcacacatgcacgcatgtgctatctctctcgctctccctcaaaaacaaacaaataaacattaaaaaagcaaaaagaaagaaatcaacctGTGGCAAATGTGACTATTCTGCCGAGCAGAAGAGTGCCAAGGCTCAAAGACGAAAAACCACCAGGACCAGTCGAACCAGGCATGTAAAAATTGTGTACCGTGGAGTCAGGCGTGGATTCTGTGAAGGAACAACGCCTAAACCCAAGAGGGCAGCTGTTGCAGCATCAGTTCTTCTTAAGGATTTCAACAATTAGTCACAGATAATAGATGgtctggttttaaaaaataaaatataaatgcagcTTGCCAGGATCATATTGAGGCTTTTGCACCTGTGATCATCAGGAATACTGACCTcgagtttttttttcttgcagtctCTTTGGTTTTGGGATCAGGTGATGGTGACCTCATAAAATGGGTTTGGAGGTGTTTCCTCGTCTACTTTaggaagagtttaagaaggattTGTGTTAGTTCTtggaatgtttggtagaattcagccATGAAATCATCtcgtcctgggcttttcttt
This window encodes:
- the LOC122209463 gene encoding 60S ribosomal protein L37-like gives rise to the protein MMKGTSSFGKHCNKTHVLCHRPKARHLQKKKSTCGKCDYSAEQKSAKAQRRKTTRTSRTRHVKIVYRGVRRGFCEGTTPKPKRAAVAASVLLKDFNN